In Candidatus Hydrogenedentota bacterium, the following proteins share a genomic window:
- a CDS encoding zinc ABC transporter substrate-binding protein, which translates to MRVTVLPVLLLAAGLSACGKAPVPEGAPVAVATAIAPVGAFIGRIAGDAVPVTVLVPEGQAAETWQVLPRQMEAMDRARAYFLIGMPFEETFIGRLTRANTALEVVDLREGIPLLDMACGEHHDGHDHPHGGADPHLWMDPIHVKTVNAAIERTLARLLPDRAAEFAANRAAFDAELDAAHARVAAALAPHAGRALHVFHPAYGYFCARYGLVQKAVEEEGKSPGPRRLNELAEEMRAGAVRVIFTQPQFAQGEAAALARATGARLVTLDDLNPDYIGNLDRMARVIAESFQ; encoded by the coding sequence ATGCGTGTCACGGTTCTGCCGGTCCTGCTGCTGGCCGCCGGCCTTTCCGCCTGCGGCAAGGCGCCGGTCCCGGAGGGCGCGCCCGTCGCGGTGGCCACGGCCATCGCGCCCGTGGGCGCGTTCATCGGGCGCATCGCCGGGGACGCGGTCCCGGTCACCGTGCTGGTTCCCGAGGGGCAGGCCGCCGAGACCTGGCAGGTTCTGCCGCGCCAGATGGAGGCGATGGACCGCGCCCGCGCCTATTTCCTCATCGGCATGCCCTTTGAGGAGACTTTCATCGGCCGGCTCACCCGCGCCAACACCGCCCTGGAGGTGGTGGACCTGCGGGAGGGCATCCCCCTGCTGGACATGGCGTGCGGGGAACACCACGACGGCCACGACCACCCGCACGGCGGCGCCGACCCCCACCTCTGGATGGACCCCATTCATGTGAAAACCGTGAACGCCGCCATCGAGCGGACACTGGCGCGCCTGCTGCCGGACCGCGCCGCGGAGTTCGCCGCGAACCGCGCCGCCTTTGACGCGGAACTGGACGCTGCCCACGCGCGCGTCGCCGCCGCCCTGGCCCCGCACGCCGGGCGCGCCCTGCATGTGTTCCACCCGGCCTACGGCTATTTCTGCGCCCGCTACGGCCTCGTGCAGAAGGCCGTCGAGGAAGAGGGCAAAAGCCCCGGCCCGCGCCGCCTGAACGAGCTGGCGGAGGAGATGAGGGCGGGGGCGGTGCGCGTCATCTTCACCCAGCCGCAGTTTGCCCAGGGCGAGGCCGCCGCGCTGGCCCGCGCCACCGGCGCGCGGCTGGTGACCCTGGACGAC